The Paenibacillus polymyxa M1 DNA segment AAATGCGATGTTGACCGAAGTCACTGTGGATATCTCCACGCCCGCTACATGAAGCAACGCTCGAATCCCTGGAAATGCGGAGTTTCTCATGGATTGAATCCCTCTACGTACTATCGTCCGATTCTCACCATGTAGTGGCATCAAATCAGCTACCGTACCAATAGCAGCGATTTCGAACCATTCCTCGGGTACTTCACTCAACAGCGCCTGAGCTAGCTTCAGGGCAACACCAACGCCTGCAAGACCTTTAAATGGGTAGGGACAATCCGGTAGCTTCGGATTGATCAAAGTATAAGCCTCGGGAAGCACAGCAGGCGGTTCATGATGGTCAGTCACAATCACATCGATCCCTAAGGAAGTCGCATAAGCAATTTGCTCTACTGCACTAATTCCCGTATCCACTGTAATGACCAGCGTAACTCCCTGCTGATGTGCCCAGTCCAGAGCATGATTGTGCAGACCATATCCCTCATTGGAACGATGGGGGATATAAATATCATAAGATGCCTTCAGAAAACGCATAAGCTGAATCATCAATGATGTACTGGATACGCCGTCCGCATCATAATCGCCATAGATTAATATATGCTCGCCGCGCTCCAGAGCCTGGCGAATTCTCGGCACGGCCTCTTTCATGCCAAGAAGCAGAAATGGGTCGTGTACATCGTCCACACTTCCGTACAAAAAGCGGTTTGCTTCCCCGGCCGTAGTGACGCCCCGGTTCACTAAAAGCCGGGACAACAATGGTGAAATCCCCAGCTCTTCTGTTAACGGCTGAGCCGCTTCCAGGTTAACCTCCGGGGTCTTCCATCTGTACTGCGAATGAAGCAATCCTATTCACCTTTCTTTCATAGTCGGCCTGCCTTATTGAAGCAAGGACGACGCATCATTATCAGGCAGTTCATGATTGGATTTATAAGGATACCCGGCTTGGTAAGAAATGAACTGCATTTGTACATGAGTCACCTGTGGAAAACGGGCTAACAGTAAATTTTTGGCTCGATCGGCAATTTCCTGCGCTTCCTGCACCGTAATCCGCGGGTTAACACTTATCGTTACATCCACTGTTATGAAATGGCCCGTTTCCTGAGCATGTAAGTGTTCAACCGTTACAATACCATATACTCGTTGAATCGTCTCCATAAAGCGCTGGGAGTCTTCCTCCCGCAAGGGCTGTGCAGGTGCCTGATAAGCGGTATTCATCACCATCAGATATCCTTTACGCAGCACCAGACAGGCTACCAGCAAAGCTGCAGTTGGATCAAGATACAATAATGCAGGCCATTCCATTGCTTCGCCAGTCATTGCACCGATCATACCGATCAATGCAATCAGCGATGCATACAGCGAGTACCGTTCATGGTTAGCGTACCGATCTGCTTCCGCTTTATGGCCATGTTTAATCGAATAGCGATATTGAAACTGAAATAACGCTTCTCTCAACACCAGGGCAATTAACACGGTAATTAAAGCATACAGACCGGGAGCCTGCGGTTCCGAACTGCTTAATGAACGAACGGCAGAAATACCTAGCTGAAGTCCGCTCATCAGCACTAAAATAGCCAGCACCACAGATATGACCGTCCGAACTTTTTCACCGTTCCGCAATCGCGCCAGCATTCCGTGATCTGTACCACCCTTGGAAAACAGCATCTCCTGCAAACGGGAAGCACTATCCGCAGCCGTGTGCAGTGCATCCCCCATCAACGCCTTGCTGTTTGCCGCATAACCGACGGTTCCCTTTAGAACAGCCAGCGCGAGATTACCTACAATCCCGCTCAACGCCGCAGTTTCTAATGATCGGCTGCGTTCGCTATTCACAACGTTTCCCCCTCAAT contains these protein-coding regions:
- a CDS encoding cation diffusion facilitator family transporter produces the protein MNSERSRSLETAALSGIVGNLALAVLKGTVGYAANSKALMGDALHTAADSASRLQEMLFSKGGTDHGMLARLRNGEKVRTVISVVLAILVLMSGLQLGISAVRSLSSSEPQAPGLYALITVLIALVLREALFQFQYRYSIKHGHKAEADRYANHERYSLYASLIALIGMIGAMTGEAMEWPALLYLDPTAALLVACLVLRKGYLMVMNTAYQAPAQPLREEDSQRFMETIQRVYGIVTVEHLHAQETGHFITVDVTISVNPRITVQEAQEIADRAKNLLLARFPQVTHVQMQFISYQAGYPYKSNHELPDNDASSLLQ